A DNA window from Ostrea edulis chromosome 5, xbOstEdul1.1, whole genome shotgun sequence contains the following coding sequences:
- the LOC125650428 gene encoding tRNA (adenine(58)-N(1))-methyltransferase catalytic subunit TRMT61A-like, with the protein MSFNKYHKKVKENDTVILYLGYDNMHAIKIKRGSVFQTKYGALRHSDVIGTTYGNRVQCPKGYLYILYPTPELWTSNLPHRTQILYSTDISVVSYQLDLKPGSVVVESGTGSASLSHSIIRSILPNGHLYTFEFHKERAQKAEEELKDHGLSDYVTVTHKDVCKFGFDLEDVADAVFLDLPVPWDALPSAKKALKKLGGRICSFSPCIEQVQKTCACLAELGFEEISTMECLVRNYDVRTINLPNPEFSKENSKSLPQQKSTKSEQEDMDSDSPSESAEKSLQCGKSGGKKITICNSKDKGQTAEVLDTPEWDYIGKKTAANFSFKSGVSFGKMPGHTGYLTFATLYPL; encoded by the exons ATGAGTTTCAACAAATACCACAAAAAAGTGAAAGAAAATGACACTGTCATACTATACCTAGGATATGACAATATGCACGCCATTAAGATAAAAAGAGGTTCGGTTTTCCAAACGAAATATGGCGCTTTACGGCACAGCGACGTCATTGGAACGACTTACGGAAACCGAGTTCAGTGTCCAAAGGGGTACCTGTATATTCTGTACCCAACTCCTGAGTTGTGGACCTCAAATTTACCACATAGAACACAAATTCTCTACTCAACAGATATTAGTGTGGTTTCATACCAACTTGATCTCAAACCTGGCTCTGTTGTAGTTGAATCAG GTACAGGAAGTGCATCCCTATCTCACTCCATCATTAGGTCCATTTTGCCAAATGGTCATCTCTATACATTTGAATTTCACAAAGAAAGAGCACAGAAAGCAGAGGAGGAACTGAAGGATCATGGACTCTCGGACTATGTCACTGTGACTCATAAAGATGTCTGTAAGTTTGGCTTTGACCTGGAGGATGTTGCTGATGCAGTATTCCTAGATTTACCAGTTCCTTGGGATGCTCTACCAAGTGCCAAAAAAGCTTTGAAAAAGCTAG GAGGAAGGATCTGTTCCTTTTCACCTTGTATTGAACAAGTCCAGAAGACCTGTGCATGCTTGGCAGAGTTGGGATTTGAAGAAATTTCAACAATGGAGTGTCTCGTCAGAAATTATGATGTGAGAACAATTAATTTGCCTAACCCCGAGTTTTCCAAAGAAAATTCAAAGTCACTGCCTCAGCAGAAAAGTACAAAATCTGAACAGGAGGACATGGACTCAGACTCACCAAGCGAGTCTGCAGAGAAATCTTTACAGTGTGGGAAATCTGGTGGCAAGAAAATAACAATTTGCAACTCCAAAGACAAAGGTCAAACTGCCGAAGTCTTGGATACTCCTGAATGGGACTACATCGGTAAAAAAACTGCTGCAAACTTCTCTTTTAAATCTGGGGTTTCATTTGGAAAAATGCCAGGACACACTGGATATTTGACTTTTGCCACACTTTATCCATTGTAG